A stretch of Henckelia pumila isolate YLH828 chromosome 4, ASM3356847v2, whole genome shotgun sequence DNA encodes these proteins:
- the LOC140863462 gene encoding transcription factor MYB3R-4-like isoform X3, with protein sequence MASGLLSQFQGSPLVTNAYKSAASSSSKAQQSSEDGSVVRDGVELEEVSECSQGSFVAGLSQSTNHVVNSTIELNRGNCRVTEESSAVPCSEHYRPAIHEVSYSIPEVPYEFGSTSKYLGHVFSLDWETFAGKDFQLNPNELLDMSLLDLGQESSGHFLSSVSVMDNHEMVPFPSETPVGASTLVETTTMVNSDFHNFEADSDCRMIYPDVGHDGYCPSENVISRIDGGAEPLVHHSLNFQIPEDGNFTSQSCYMSSDMLGNSYSQHLPVPTQFPSDDGSLVFDMKSNQLNYFSISNTEQESLLPCSDEGFINAKNSNCSPSEDMSNQTAGLSTLVPANDFVLAPSNDSENYSAGDNDPAETIERKDSGALFYEPPRFPSLDIPFFSCDLVQSGSDMHQEYSPLGIRQLMISSMTPFKLWDSPTRDDSPHAVLKSAAKYFTTTPSILKKRHRDLVSPLSEQRGEKKLGGDSNQESFSNLTNDFSLLEVMFDSCANHRRPLPNISSINKNFETSYVGKENVAPACEKMKKEINERNVTSDSKMPQKELHSTDVKKATEQTFITDVKTKAGVNQTVESKREFSGIVVEHDMNDMHLFSPDHFGCKIVRSIGPSARSPGNQHPRRLDAEPKHGAIVSSSETPYLSVVCSPRLLAKNDGTTVVITTALQSTNPSEKKVESSGKDVVVENNNLYVDTQFKRSIESPSAWKSPWFTNSFVPGPRVDTDITIEDMGYFLNPGDRSYDAIGLMKHLGEHTAGAFADAQEVLGNETPETILKAKCSEKENNQNLNCQAEHHSVSASTFLMERRMLDFSDVEHLEDKLEKSRADNSCTIPCSLVKKRVL encoded by the exons TTACCAATGCTTATAAATCAGCAGCATCGTCTTCGTCCAAAGCACAACAGAGTAGTGAAGATGGTAGTGTTGTTAGAGATGGAGTAGAATTGGAAGAAGTTTCTGAGTGCAGTCAAGGTTCATTTGTGGCTGGTTTGTCTCAAAGCACAAATCACGTGGTTAATTCGACAATAGAACTTAATAGAGGGAATTGCAGAGTTACTGAAGAATCCAGTGCAGTGCCATGTTCTGAACATTATCGTCCTGCAATTCATGAAGTTTCATATTCCATACCAGAAGTTCCTTACGAATTTGGTAGTACTTCTAAGTACCTTGGACATGTTTTCTCTTTAGACTGGGAGACATTTGCTGGAAAAGATTTTCAGTTAAATCCAAATGAGCTACTTGACATGTCTTTGCTGGATCTGGGGCAAGAGTCATCTGGACATTTCCTGTCATCTGTGAGTGTCATGGATAACCATGAAATGGTACCCTTTCCGTCAGAGACCCCTGTGGGTGCATCCACTTTGGTGGAAACCACCACAATGGTGAATTCTGATTTTCATAATTTTGAAGCTGATTCAGATTGTAGAATGATTTACCCTGACGTGGGCCATGATGGATATTGTCCCTCGGAAAATGTAATTTCCCGGATAGATGGAGGTGCAGAGCCGTTGGTTCACCACTCTTTGAATTTTCAGATTCCTGAAGATGGAAACTTTACATCACAATCTTGTTATATGTCATCTGATATGCTCGGAAATTCATATAGTCAACATCTCCCTGTTCCTACTCAATTTCCTTCTGATGATGGTTCTCTTGTGTTTGATATGAAGTCAAATCAACTTAACTATTTTTCGATCAGTAATACCGAACAAGAATCTCTTTTACCTTGCTCAGATGAAGGTTTTATAAATGCCAAAAATTCTAATTGCTCTCCCAGCGAAGATATGTCCAATCAGACAGCAGGATTGTCAACACTAGTTCCGGCCAATGATTTTGTTTTGGCGCCATCAAATGATTCTGAAAATTATTCTGCCGGGGACAATGATCCTGCTGAAACCATTGAACGTAAGGACTCGGGAGCTTTATTTTATGAGCCTCCGCGTTTTCCAAGCCTAGATATACCCTTCTTTAGTTGTGATCTTGTACAGTCTGGAAGTGACATGCATCAAGAGTACAGTCCACTCGGCATTCGCCAACTAATGATATCTTCTATGACTCCATTCAAACTATGGGACTCCCCAACAAGGGATGATAGTCCACATGCTGTTCTGAAAAGTGCCGCCAAATATTTTACCACAACACCATCAATACTGAAAAAAAGACATCGCGATTTGGTTTCTCCTTTGTCTGAACAGAGAGGTGAAAAGAAGCTTGGAGGTGATTCAAACCAAGAGTCGTTCTCCAACCTGACTAATGATTTTTCCCTGTTAGAGGTTATGTTTGATTCATGTGCAAACCATAGGCGACCATTGCCaaatatatcttcaatcaaCAAAAACTTCGAAACATCATATGTAGGAAAAGAAAACGTGGCTCCAGCTtgtgaaaagatgaaaaaggAAATAAATGAAAGGAATGTCACTTCAGATAGCAAAATGCCGCAGAAAGAGTTACATAGCACTGACGTTAAAAAGGCAACTGAACAGACTTTTATCACAGATGTCAAAACGAAGGCCGGAGTCAATCAAACGGTGGAATCG AAAAGAGAGTTCTCTGGAATCGTCGTGGAACATGACATGAATGACATGCACCTCTTTTCTCCTGACCACTTCGGCTGCAAGATTGTCAGATCAATTGGTCCAAGTGCTAGATCTCCAGGAAATCAGCATCCTCGAAGGCTAGATGCTGAACCAAAACATGGGGCTATTGTATCTTCATCTGAAACTCCGTATTTGTCTGTTGTTTGTTCTCCTCGGCTGCTTGCAAAAAATGATGGGACCACTGTGGTCATAACTACGGCTCTCCAATCCACGAATCCTTCAGAGAAGAAAGTTGAAAGTTCCGGCAAAGATGTAGTTGTTGAAAACAATAACCT ATATGTAGACACCCAATTCAAAAGGAGTATAGAATCTCCTTCGGCATGGAAATCCCCTTGGTTTACCAACAGTTTTGTGCCAGGGCCCAGAGTTGATACAGATATAACAATTGAG GACATGGGATACTTTTTAAACCCAGGTGACAGAAGTTATGATGCCATTGGATTAATGAAGCATTTAGGAGAGCATACAGCTGGTGCATTCGCTGATGCTCAGGAGGTTTTGGGAAATGAAACTCCAGAAACAATATTGAAAGCAAAATGCTCAGAGAAGGAGAACAACCAAAATCTGAACTGTCAGGCAGAGCATCATTCCGTTTCGGCTTCAACTTTTCTG ATGGAGAGACGAATGCTCGATTTTAGTGATGTGGAACACCTGGAAGATAAACTGGAAAAATCTCGAGCAGATAATAGTTGTACAATTCCCTGTTCTTTGGTGAAGAAACGTGTGTTATAA